The genomic segment CCAGGCGGCGCTGATGGCGCGAATGCTGGAGTTGGGCCACAAGACCCCGCTGCAACCCAACGCCAAACTACCGGACGAGATCGTGCTGGGCCTGAACCGGGAAAACATGTGCCCCATGCCTGCCGAGTTCGACGGCTATGTCGGCGCGCACCCGAAGGAGGGCATGCCGCTGGCGGTGACCGGCCTGACCGACCAGCAATACCAGACGTTGCAGCGCTGGCTGGCGTCCGGTGCGCCCATCGATGAGCAAGGCCTGGTGCCCAGCGCCCAGGAGGCGTTGCAGGTGGTGCAGTGGGAGAACCTGCTCAACGCCCCTGGTGCCCGGGAAAGTCTGGTCGGGCGCTGGTTGTTCGAACACTGGTTTCTCGCCCATATCTATTTCAAGGACGGCGAGCCTGGGCATTTCTTCCAGTGGGTGCGTTCGCGCACACCCACCGGCCAGCCCATTGACCTGATCAACACCCGCCGCCCCAACGACGATCCGGGTACGCAGATTTACTACCGGCTGTGGCCGGTGCAGGGCGTGATCGTGCACAAGACCCACATCACGTATCCGCTGAGCGCGGCGAAGATGGCCCGGATCAAAAGCCTGTTCTACAGCGGCGACTGGCAAGTGACGGCGCTGCCGGGTTATGGCCCGGAACGTCGGGCCAATCCGTTCAGCACCTTCGAGGCGATCCCGGCCCAGGCGCGCTATCAGTTCATGCTCGACAACGCCGAGTATTTTGTCCGCACCTTTATTCGTGGCCCGGTATGCCGGGGACAGATTGCCACGGACGTGATCCGCGACAACTTCTGGGCGCTGTTCCAGGCCCCGGAACACGACTTGTACGTCACCGACCCGTTCTATCGCGGCAAGGCCACGCCTTTGCTGGCGATGCCTGGGCAGAACGATGACGTCGGCAGCGTGCTGACGGTCTGGCACGACTACCGTGACAAGCGCAACGAATACGAAGCCCTGCGCCGCGACGCCTATGCCGACGCCCCGGCACCGAGCTGGTCGTCGCTGTGGGCCGGCAATGACAACGCCTTGTTGAGCATTTTCCGCCACTTCGACAGCGCCTCGGTGACCAAGGGCCTGATCGGCGAAGTGCCGCAGACGATGTGGCTGTTCGATTACCCGCTGCTGGAGCGCACCTATTACCAGTTGGCGGTCAACTTCGACGTGTTCGGCAACGTCTCGCATCAGGCCCAGACGCGACTGTATTTCGACCTGATCCGCAACGGCGCCGAGCAGAATTTCCTGCGCTTGATGCCCGCCGATTCCCGGGACGACTACCTCGATGACTGGTATCAGAGCAGCGGAAAATTCAAGATGTGGCTGGATTACGAGGCCATCGACGACAGCAAGCCGACGGCGCTCAAACTCAATGAAAAGGACCCGAAAGGCGATTTCGCCAAGCAGTTGCTGGCCCGGTACGGCGACCTGAATGCCCGGCCCGATCCGATCAACCGCTGCGAAGGCGCCTATTGCTCACGGCCCAATATCGACCCGGCGTTGCAGAATGCCGAACAGGCCCTGAGCCGTCTCACCGCGGGCCCGGCGGCCGGCTTGAAGGTCATCGACCAATTGCCGGAAGCGACCCTGCTGCGCATCGAAACCAAGAGCGGCAAACGCGAGATCTACAGCCTGCTGCGCAACCGTGCCCACAGCAACGTGGCGTTCCTGCTCGGCGAGTCTCTGCGCTATCAGCCGGGGCTCGACACCCTGACCATTTATCCGGGTGTGCTGAGCAGCTACCCGAACTTCATCTTCAATATCCCCGCCGATCAGGTGCCGGCGTTTGTCGATGCCATGGAAAACGCCAGGAGCGCCAACCGCTTCGAGAAAATCGTTGAACGCTGGGGCATCCGCCGCAGCCATCCGCAATTCTGGTTTTACTTCCATGATCTGAGCACCTACCTCCATGAGACTGACCCGATGGAAGAGGGCGTGCTGGACATGAACCGGTACGAGAATCTTTGATCGACTTTTGATGCGGGCCTGTTGTCCCAATTACCAGAACCACCACACCCCACAGGGGGAGATGGTGATTTTGTGAATTGTGGTCGGGAGCGCGTTTGATGTTGATTTCAGTACAGGCCCTGCGTGCACTCGCAGCCTGGGCGGTGGTTTGTCACCATTTCATGCAGATTTTCTTCAACTTCCAGGCACGCGGGCCGGTGGGGCAGGCGTTCATCGACAAGGGCGCAGTGGGCGTCGATATTTTCTTCGTGATCAGCGGTCTGGTGATTTTCCTTTCCACCGAAGGCAAGGCGTTGGCGCCGGGTAAATTTCTGCTCTATCGGCTGATCCGCATCGTGCCAGCCTATTGGTTGTACACGCTGTTGATGGCGCTGATCGTGGTGTTCGCGCAGCCGGTATTGCCCGACCAGACGGTCGACTGGCCGCACGTGCTGCTCTCGTTGCTGTTCATTCCCTCGCAAAATCCCGGCGGATACGGGATCTACCCGACGCTCAATGTCGGCTGGACCCTCAACTACGAAATCCTGTTTTACCTGCTGTTTGCCTGGGCCTTGTTGTTCCGTTTGCAGGTGCGGCTGTTGATCGTTGCGGCGCTGTTGTTTGCCGTGTGCCAGGCCTGGACAGGTTATGGCTGGATCAGCGATTTCTACCGTTCGGACATCGTCTACGAATTCCTGCTGGGCATGGCCCTGGGCATGCTCTATCGACGTGGATGGATCAGGCCCGGATTCTGGCTGCCGTTGCTCGGTATTATCGGTGCGCTGCTGGCAATCTATCACTGGCCGCCAGCGCCTCGCCTGCTGGCCTGGGGCTTGCCGAGTGCGGTGTTGGTGGCGTCGTGCATGGCGCTTGAGCGTTATTTTCAGGGCGCCCAGGTGCTTAAACTGCTCGGCGATTGCTCCTACTCGGTGTACCTGATGCATGTGCTGGTGCTGTCTGCCGGTGGATTTGTCGCCAAGCGCTATGGAGTCAATCCCTATCTGATGTTCACCGTTTGCGCGCTGATCATCGGCATCGCTTCGTGGCTGAGCTACGAATGGGTGGAAAAACGTAGCTATCGGTGGCTTAAAGCCTGGATCGACGGCGAAACACCAAGTCAGCCAGTGCTGGCGCTTTCCCGACAAAAATACTAGGACTTTGTGCGGCGCGATGATTGGCGTAAACTGCGCCCAAGCCTGCGAGGAGTTTCCATGACCGCTATTACCATCACCGACGCCGCCCACGATTACCTGGCTGATCTGCTCTCCAAGCAGAACACCCCGGGCATTGGCATCCGCGTCTTCATCACCCAGCCTGGCACCCAGTACGCCGAAACCTGCATTGCCTACTGCAAGCCGGGCGAAGAAAAACCCGAAGACACCGCGCTGGGGCTCAAAAGCTTCACCGCGTATATCGACTCGTTCAGCGAAGCGTTCCTGGACGATGCGGTAGTCGACTACGCCACCGACCGCATGGGCGGCCAGCTGACCATCAAGGCGCCGAACGCCAAAGTACCGATGGTCAACGCCGACAGCCCGGTCAACGAGCGCATCAACTACTACCTGCAAACCGAGATCAACCCGGGGCTGGCGAGCCACGGCGGTCAGGTCAGCCTGATCGATGTGGTTGAAGACGGCATCGCCGTCCTCAAGTTCGGCGGCGGTTGCCAGGGCTGCGGCCAGGCCGACGTCACCTTGCGTGAAGGCATCGAGCGCACCTTGCTCGAACGCATTCCCGAGCTCAAGGGCGTTCGCGACGTGACCGACCACACGCAGAAAGAAAACGCCTACTACTAAGGTGTTCGCTGCGGACATAAAAAAAACGGCGCCCCGTGAGCGCCGTTTTTTTATGGGTGAACAGTTACCTGTGGCGAGGGGGCTTGCCCCCGTTGGGCTGCGAAGCGGCCCCGGCATTTTTTCAGGTATACCTTACATGCAGGTTTTGCGACGGCTTCGCCGCCGGACGGGGGCGAGCCCCTCGCCACAGGGGGTGGTTGGCTCAAGGTCTGTAAAGATGTGCATGCCCCGCGCGGTAAAGCGACGACTCACTGAAGTGATCGCTGCCCAGCACCCTGCCCACCAGAATCAGCGCCGTACGCCGAAATCCCTTGGCCTCTACCTTTTCGGCAATGTCCGCCAACGTCCCCACCACCCAGTCCTGATCCGGCCAGGTCGCCCGGTGAATCACCGCGATCGGGCAGTCCGCGCCGTAGTGCGGCAGCAGTTCCACCAGGATTTTCTGCAGATGATTGACCCCCAGATGAATCGCCATGGTCGCACCGTGTTGCGCCAGGCTGGCCAGCTCCTCGCCGGCCGGCATTGCCGTCTTGTCGGCGTAACGGGTCAGGATCACGCTTTGTGAAATGTCCGGCAGCGTCAGTTCAGCCCCCAGCAACGCCGCGCAGGCTGCCGTGGCGGTAACGCCGGGGATGATTTCAAAGGCAATCCCCAGCTCGCGCAAATAACGAATCTGCTCGCCAATCGCGCCATACAGGCTCGGATCGCCGGAATGCACGCGGGCTACGTCCTGGCCTTTGGCATCGGCGTTCTTGATCAATTCGATGATCTGTTCCAGGTGCAGCTCGGCGCTGTTGACCACCTGTTCGGCGCTATGTCCGTCCAGTACGGCAGCCGGAACCAGCGAGCCGGCATAGATGATCACCGGGCAGTTGCGAATGAGGCGCTGGCCTTTGACGGTGATCAGTTCCGGGTCGCCGGGGCCGGCGCCAATGAAGTAGACGGTCATCGTCAGTTCCTGAAAAAAGAGCTGTGAAAAAAGGGGCAGGGCAAGGCTTCAGATGAAGATTGCTCATGATCGAAGCGGGGATTATCGGGGATTTTACGCGGCGCCGGCCAATGCGAGGGTGGCCTGAGCGTATTTTTGCCGTGAAATCAGCAACTTTGCCGGCGCCTGAGCCAGTTGTTCAGCCAGGGCCAGGGCGGCACTTTCGGCGACGCCGTAGCAGCCGGTGCGTTCAAAGGCGATTTGCGAGCGGTGACTGAGCTGTGGCTGATAGCCGGCCAGTTGTTCGCTGCTGAAATACATCAACGGCAGTGCCAACTGGGCGGCCAGTTCAACGAGGCCCGGTTCGTCGCGTTTCAGGTCGATGCTGGCCAGTGCCTTGATCGCCCGCAACTCGATTTGATGAGCCTGTAACGCCTGATCCAGCAGCGCCCGCAGCGTACTGACCGGGCAGCCGCGTTGGCAACCCAGGCCGACCACCAATGTCGGCGCGGCGCTGGTATCGGTCATGCGTGGTATTGACCTTCGCTTTTGCGGCGGAACAACCAGGCGCTGATCAGGCCCAGGGCCAGCCAGAACGCGACGTTGGTCAACTGCGAAGCGATTTTGAACTGGGCTTGCAGGGCTTCAGGCGCCAGCATCGAATGAACGTCCGGTTGCGGTGCGCCAATCACATGCGGCACGGCGAGAATTGCCACACCGAGGATTTTCATCAACCAGTGGCGGCTGAACACGATCAGCGCGATGCCGACAGCCGTGGAAGCGGCGGTGCCGATCCACCAGATTTGCCGTTGCGTCAGATCGGCAGCAGCGGTGCCCGGCAGTTCAGGCGGCAGGCCGAGGGTCGGTGCCAGCACAAACGTCGCATAACCGGCCAGGCCCCAGAGCAGGCCTTGCGAGGTTTTGGTCGGTGCGCGCAGGGTGTAGAGGCCCGCGAGCATCAGCGCGAAACCGACTGCAACCACCAGGTTGCCGCCGGTGGTGGACAGCACGCGCTGCCAGCCATTTTCCGGCTCCCAGGCTTGCGCATCGTGGCTGTGGGCGGCCATGGCGCCGTCGGCGTGTTCATGGACGACAGCGGCGGCGGGTTCGGATTTTTCGAACGTCTCGGCCTGCAGAATCAACGGGGCGACCCAGAAACTTTGCAGCAGGGTCAGCAGCAGGGCGGCCAGCAGACCGGTGAAACCTGCGGTTTGAGCAATACGCTTGATCATGTCGGCAGCTCTCAATGGCACGGGAACGCGGAGCTGTGACGGGTATCGTGAGCGGCGTTGTGCACCGCGTCGATGTGCGAGAAACCGGCGAAATACACCAGGCACGCGCCCAGGATCGACGCGCCGATAGCGGCAGTCAGGCGCTGGCTCAAGGTCGTGGTGGTGCTGGCGGTGCTGTGGTTGGTGCTGCTGATGATCGACATGGCGCTTCCCTCTGGTCTGTCAGCGGGTGAACAGGGCGCATGAAAACCCCGCGCGCAGGCACGCAGAGCTTAAACAGCGCCCGCCCACCGCGGGTTTGTTCTCTAGGTGTTGCGGGCCGGTCTCCGGGCTCACGAGGGGCAGCGGCCTTCACCGTCACCTGCAACGCATCACCTTCCCATGCTGTGTGGCACAGTGGATCTGACGGGTCCTCGTTTACCGTTGCGGGGGCAGCACCGGACTGACATGGCTTTAGAGTAAAGCACATGATTCACCGGTTTCCCGTTTCACCCTGTGAAGGGCACCCGTAACAAGACGCGCAGCAGAGCATAGGCGGGGCAGGGGAGTCAATTGGCAAGGGTTCTCAATACTGTGGCGAGGGGGCTTGCCCCCGTTGGGCTGCGAAGCGGCCCCCGACATACCTGCCGACATACCTTGCACAAGATTCTAGCGACGGCTTCGCCGCCGAACGGGGGCAAGCCCCCTCGCCACAGGAGCGCAATCAGCTTGCGGACATTGACCCGCCCCCACACGATGCGTAGCCTTGCGCTTTCGAGGTTCTTCGGCGGTTGCCGAAGCTAAGAAGGGAACGCGGTCAATGCCGCGGCTGCCCCCGCAACTGTGAACGGTGATGTTCGCTGCCACGCCACTGCAAGCCCTGTCTGTCGGGCGAACGGGAAGGCGCAGCCAACGCCAGTCAACTGACTGGCACACCGTCAGCCAGGAGACCTGCCTCGACACAGATTCTCACTACAACCGGGCGGGGTGATCCGGTGGCGAACTCTTCCCGCGCGCTCAGCGTTGCCGGTTGTCGTCCCGTATGCCCGCCACCTTGCCAAAGGGCATCCGATGAAAACACTGGCCAAACTCCCCGTCACCATCGTCACCGGCTTCCTCGGCTCGGGCAAAACCACCTTGCTGCGGCACATGCTCGACAACGCCCAGGGTCGCCGCATCGCGGTGATCGTCAACGAGTTCGGCGAGCTGGGCATTGACGGCGAAATCCTCAAGCAGTGCTCCATCGGCTGCACCGAAGAAGAAGCCAACGGCCGCGTCTACGAACTGGCCAACGGCTGCCTGTGCTGCACCGTTCAGGAAGAATTCTTCCCGGTGATGCGTGAACTGGTGGCCCGTCGTGGCGACCTCGACCACATCCTCATCGAAACCTCGGGCCTGGCCCTGCCAAAACCGCTGGTGCAAGCCTTCCAGTGGCCGGAAATCCGCAGCGCCTGCACCGTTGACGCGGTCATCACCGTGGTCGACAGCCCGGCCGTGGCCGCCGGCACCTTCGCCGCGTTCCCGGATCAGGTCGATGCCCAGCGCAAACTCGATCCGAACCTGGATCACGAATCGCCCCTGCACGAACTGTTCGCCGACCAATTGGCCAGCGCCGACCTGGTGATCCTCAACAAGGCCGACCTGATCAGCCCGGAAGACCTGGCCCGCGTGCGCCTGGAAGTTGCCGAAGAACTGCCGCCAGCAGTCAAGATCATCGAAGCCAGCAGCGGTCGCCTGCCGCTGGACGTGCTGATCGGCCTCGGTGCCGGTTCCGAAGAACACATCGACAGCCGCCACAGCCATCACGACCATCACCACGGTGAAGGCGATGACGACCACGACGATCACGATCACGACGCCTTCGATTCGATCTCCATCGAACTGCCACAAGCCGACGAAAGCCTGTTGCTCGACGCCCTGACACAACTGGTGGTCAAGCACGGCATCCTGCGGGTCAAGGGTTTTGCCGCGATCCCGAACAAGCCGATGCGCTTGCTGATCCAGGGCGTGGGCACCCGTTTCGACAAACACTTCGACCGTCAGTGGGGCGCCGATGAAGCGCGTACCACGCGTCTGGTGTTGATCGGTCAGGAACTGGACGCCGCCCTGCTCGAAGCGCAATTGCGCGCCGCGATCAGCGTTTAACCCATGCACCTGCTCAGGACCCAGCCCGGCGGTTTCGTGTCGGATGACAACATCGCCGACCTTGGACAAACCCCTGCCGAGCTGGTGATCCTGTGCAGCGGCGACTCCAGCCTGGCGCTGCTCGCCGAAGCGGCGCAGCAGTTGCCCGACGATTATCCGAGCCTGCGCCTGGCCAACCCGATGCAGGTGCAGAATCACGCCTCGGTCGATCTGTACGTCGACGAAGTGCTGCGTCATGCCAAGGTCATTCTGATCTCGCTGCACGGCGGCATCGCCTATTGGCGCTACGGCTTCGAGCGGCTGGTGGAGTTGGCCGAACGCGGCGTGCAACTGATCCTGGTGCCCGGCGACGATCGTCCGGACCCGGAACTCAGCGACCTCAGCAGCGTGGCGGCTGAACACCGCGACCGTCTCTGGCAATTTCTGCGTCAGGGCGGCATGGGCAATGCCCTGGATTTTTTTCGCTGCCTGGCCAGTCAATGGCTGGACCGCGACTACCCGTGGCGCGAACCGCAAACCCTGCCGCGCACGGCGATCTACCATCCACAAAAAAGCCCCGCAGAACTGAACGATTGGCAAGCCGACTGGCTGGCCGGTCAACCGGTGGCGGCGGTGCTGTTCTACCGCTCGCATTTGCAGGCGGCCAACACTGGCTTCATCGATATTTTTTGCGAGCGGTTGCTGGCGGCGGGGTTGAATCCGTTGCCGATTGCTGTGGCAAGCCTCAAAGAGCCCGGCTGCCTGACGCGGGTCGAGGACTGGCTGGATGAGGTCGAGGCAGCGGTGATTCTCAACACCACCGGTTTCGCCCAGTCCAGCCCCGAAGCGCCGCACCTGCGCCCCTTTCGCCGCAACATCCCGGTGATTCAGGCGATCTGTGCCCAGGACAATGAACCCGGTTGGCGCGCCAGCGAGCAGGGCCTTGGCCCGCGGGATCTGGCGATGCACATTGCGCTGCCGGAACTGGACGGGCGGATTATCAGTCGGCCCATCAGTTTCAAGGATCTGGCCTGGCGCAGCGAGCGCAGTCAGTCCGACGTGGTCTGCTACCGCCCGCAACCCGAGCGCATGGATTTTGTCGCCGAACTGGCGCGGCGCTGGACCGATCTGGCGCGCGTGCCCAACGCTGAAAAACGCATCGCCCTGATCCTTGCCAATTACCCGACCCGCGATGGCCGTATCGGCAACGGTGTGGGCCTCGACACGCCAGCGGCGGCACTGAATATCCTGCGTGCGCTGTACCAGCAAGGTTATCCGCTGCCTGCGGAACTGCCGGACAGCGGCACCGCGTTG from the Pseudomonas sp. N3-W genome contains:
- a CDS encoding acyltransferase, which encodes MLISVQALRALAAWAVVCHHFMQIFFNFQARGPVGQAFIDKGAVGVDIFFVISGLVIFLSTEGKALAPGKFLLYRLIRIVPAYWLYTLLMALIVVFAQPVLPDQTVDWPHVLLSLLFIPSQNPGGYGIYPTLNVGWTLNYEILFYLLFAWALLFRLQVRLLIVAALLFAVCQAWTGYGWISDFYRSDIVYEFLLGMALGMLYRRGWIRPGFWLPLLGIIGALLAIYHWPPAPRLLAWGLPSAVLVASCMALERYFQGAQVLKLLGDCSYSVYLMHVLVLSAGGFVAKRYGVNPYLMFTVCALIIGIASWLSYEWVEKRSYRWLKAWIDGETPSQPVLALSRQKY
- the cobM gene encoding precorrin-4 C(11)-methyltransferase: MTVYFIGAGPGDPELITVKGQRLIRNCPVIIYAGSLVPAAVLDGHSAEQVVNSAELHLEQIIELIKNADAKGQDVARVHSGDPSLYGAIGEQIRYLRELGIAFEIIPGVTATAACAALLGAELTLPDISQSVILTRYADKTAMPAGEELASLAQHGATMAIHLGVNHLQKILVELLPHYGADCPIAVIHRATWPDQDWVVGTLADIAEKVEAKGFRRTALILVGRVLGSDHFSESSLYRAGHAHLYRP
- the nfuA gene encoding Fe-S biogenesis protein NfuA, with protein sequence MTAITITDAAHDYLADLLSKQNTPGIGIRVFITQPGTQYAETCIAYCKPGEEKPEDTALGLKSFTAYIDSFSEAFLDDAVVDYATDRMGGQLTIKAPNAKVPMVNADSPVNERINYYLQTEINPGLASHGGQVSLIDVVEDGIAVLKFGGGCQGCGQADVTLREGIERTLLERIPELKGVRDVTDHTQKENAYY
- a CDS encoding CbtA family protein — its product is MIKRIAQTAGFTGLLAALLLTLLQSFWVAPLILQAETFEKSEPAAAVVHEHADGAMAAHSHDAQAWEPENGWQRVLSTTGGNLVVAVGFALMLAGLYTLRAPTKTSQGLLWGLAGYATFVLAPTLGLPPELPGTAAADLTQRQIWWIGTAASTAVGIALIVFSRHWLMKILGVAILAVPHVIGAPQPDVHSMLAPEALQAQFKIASQLTNVAFWLALGLISAWLFRRKSEGQYHA
- a CDS encoding fatty acid cis/trans isomerase → MSYRVVVSIVLLLSSWGAVAQDPAISYTRDIQPIFTEKCVACHACYDSACQLNLGSGEGAGRGATKVPVYDGERSQAAAPTRLFYDAFGKRAWQQKGFYSVLDAQGSQAALMARMLELGHKTPLQPNAKLPDEIVLGLNRENMCPMPAEFDGYVGAHPKEGMPLAVTGLTDQQYQTLQRWLASGAPIDEQGLVPSAQEALQVVQWENLLNAPGARESLVGRWLFEHWFLAHIYFKDGEPGHFFQWVRSRTPTGQPIDLINTRRPNDDPGTQIYYRLWPVQGVIVHKTHITYPLSAAKMARIKSLFYSGDWQVTALPGYGPERRANPFSTFEAIPAQARYQFMLDNAEYFVRTFIRGPVCRGQIATDVIRDNFWALFQAPEHDLYVTDPFYRGKATPLLAMPGQNDDVGSVLTVWHDYRDKRNEYEALRRDAYADAPAPSWSSLWAGNDNALLSIFRHFDSASVTKGLIGEVPQTMWLFDYPLLERTYYQLAVNFDVFGNVSHQAQTRLYFDLIRNGAEQNFLRLMPADSRDDYLDDWYQSSGKFKMWLDYEAIDDSKPTALKLNEKDPKGDFAKQLLARYGDLNARPDPINRCEGAYCSRPNIDPALQNAEQALSRLTAGPAAGLKVIDQLPEATLLRIETKSGKREIYSLLRNRAHSNVAFLLGESLRYQPGLDTLTIYPGVLSSYPNFIFNIPADQVPAFVDAMENARSANRFEKIVERWGIRRSHPQFWFYFHDLSTYLHETDPMEEGVLDMNRYENL
- the cobW gene encoding cobalamin biosynthesis protein CobW translates to MKTLAKLPVTIVTGFLGSGKTTLLRHMLDNAQGRRIAVIVNEFGELGIDGEILKQCSIGCTEEEANGRVYELANGCLCCTVQEEFFPVMRELVARRGDLDHILIETSGLALPKPLVQAFQWPEIRSACTVDAVITVVDSPAVAAGTFAAFPDQVDAQRKLDPNLDHESPLHELFADQLASADLVILNKADLISPEDLARVRLEVAEELPPAVKIIEASSGRLPLDVLIGLGAGSEEHIDSRHSHHDHHHGEGDDDHDDHDHDAFDSISIELPQADESLLLDALTQLVVKHGILRVKGFAAIPNKPMRLLIQGVGTRFDKHFDRQWGADEARTTRLVLIGQELDAALLEAQLRAAISV
- a CDS encoding cobalamin biosynthesis protein produces the protein MTDTSAAPTLVVGLGCQRGCPVSTLRALLDQALQAHQIELRAIKALASIDLKRDEPGLVELAAQLALPLMYFSSEQLAGYQPQLSHRSQIAFERTGCYGVAESAALALAEQLAQAPAKLLISRQKYAQATLALAGAA
- a CDS encoding CbtB-domain containing protein, which translates into the protein MSIISSTNHSTASTTTTLSQRLTAAIGASILGACLVYFAGFSHIDAVHNAAHDTRHSSAFPCH